The following proteins are co-located in the Bradysia coprophila strain Holo2 chromosome X unlocalized genomic scaffold, BU_Bcop_v1 contig_130, whole genome shotgun sequence genome:
- the LOC119067848 gene encoding mediator of RNA polymerase II transcription subunit 6, translating into MQGRMNVNLSQENPLWISWHDTNWIPILNPTNVMDYFSEKTNPFYDRTCNNEIVKMQRQSLDQLNNMNGIEYILLHVQGPILYVIRKQHRHSPSDVTPIADYYIIAGTVYQAPDLASVFNSRLLSITHHLQGAFEEASSYSRYHPNKGYTWDFSSNKALTEKTKSQTKKETDKVKEEPSSLFQRQRVDLLLNELLQKFPLPMPPQQVQQNVNQPIQSNGTKMEPNESTEISVENIKQEIIENPQSNGGTEIKSEPLTSEMKPPPEKKMK; encoded by the exons ATGCAGGGTCGGATGAACGTAAATTTATCACAAGAAAATCCACTATGGATATCATGGCACGACACCAATTGGATTCCAATTTTAAATCCGACAAATGTAATGGATTATTTCTCGGAAAAAACGAACCCGTTTTATGACCGAACGTGTAACAACGAAATCGTCAAAATGCAACGGCAAAGTCTGGACCAGCTAAA CAACATGAACGGCATCGAATACATTCTGCTGCACGTCCAAGGGCCTATTTTGTATGTGATTCGGAAACAACATCGACATTCACCGAGCGATGTGACACCAATAGCTGATTATTACATTATAGCTGGAACAGTTTATCAGGCACCCGATCTAGCAAGTGTCTTTAATTCGCGATTG CTGTCCATAACACATCATTTACAAGGCGCTTTCGAAGAAGCCAGTTCGTATTCCAGATACCATCCGAACAAAGGTTACACATGGGACTTCTCGTCGAACAAAGCTT TGACCGAAAAAACCAAATCTCAAACGAAGAAAGAAACCGACAAGGTGAAAGAAGAACCCAGTTCACTATTCCAGCGACAACGAGTCGATCTACTATTAAACGAGCTGCTGCAAAAGTTTCCACTGCCAATGCCACCCCAACAAGTACAACAAAATGTGAATCAACCGATTCAATCGAATGGTACGAAAATGGAACCGAATGAGTCCACCGAAATTTCGGTCGAAAATATCAAACAAgaaatcatagaaaatccaCAAAGTAATGGAGGCACAGAGATAAAAAGTGAACCATTAACCTCGGAAATGAAACCACCGCcggagaagaaaatgaaataa
- the LOC119067852 gene encoding uncharacterized protein LOC119067852 isoform X2, which translates to MSKSPKLVLRATTSGKITQSGAAAGHSTNMVEAARPAIKILIKQSPILTGHHSHVVEASKPVIKASTSGVIKQSPKIDKFNIVKSPDVPQSVAVAQPPTIDGSNIASTSQNGVISIQLYQEYVENICRNIPEEYHGFPARLRVKRYLAEMTHRNLPGVVQHTNADETDETPTKRRRE; encoded by the exons ATGTCAAAATCTCCCAAGTTAGTCCTAAGGGCTACCACGAGTGGTAAAATCACGCAAAGTGGGGCTGCAGCTGGTCATTCTACCAATATGGTAGAAGCTGCTAGGCCAGCCATAAAGATTTTAATCAAGCAAAGTCCGATTCTAACTGGCCATCATTCCCATGTGGTAGAAGCTTCTAAGCCAGTCATAAAGGCTTCCACAAGTGGCGtaatcaagcaaa GTCCAAAGATT GATAAGTTTAACATCGTAAAGTCTCCCGACGTCCCACAATCTGTTGCGGTTGCACAACCACCAACGATC GATGGGTCAAACATTGCATCCACATCACAAAATGGTGTAATATCGATCCAACTTTACCAAGAATATGTGGAAAATATATGCCGGAATATTCCGGAAGAATACCATGGGTTTCCAGCGAGACTACGAGTGAAACGATACTTGGCTGAAATG ACACACAGAAATTTACCAGGAGTCGTCCAACATACGAATGCTGATGAAACCGATGAAACCCCAACTAAACGACGACGAGAGtga
- the LOC119067852 gene encoding uncharacterized protein LOC119067852 isoform X1, with translation MSKSPKLVLRATTSGKITQSGAAAGHSTNMVEAARPAIKILIKQSPILTGHHSHVVEASKPVIKASTSGVIKQNLVAAGHSSNMADASESVVKATTSGITTQSPKIDKFNIVKSPDVPQSVAVAQPPTIDGSNIASTSQNGVISIQLYQEYVENICRNIPEEYHGFPARLRVKRYLAEMTHRNLPGVVQHTNADETDETPTKRRRE, from the exons ATGTCAAAATCTCCCAAGTTAGTCCTAAGGGCTACCACGAGTGGTAAAATCACGCAAAGTGGGGCTGCAGCTGGTCATTCTACCAATATGGTAGAAGCTGCTAGGCCAGCCATAAAGATTTTAATCAAGCAAAGTCCGATTCTAACTGGCCATCATTCCCATGTGGTAGAAGCTTCTAAGCCAGTCATAAAGGCTTCCACAAGTGGCGtaatcaagcaaaatttggTTGCAGCTGGTCATTCTTCCAATATGGCAGATGCTTCTGAGTCAGTCGTAAAAGCTACTACGAGTGGTATAACAACGCAAAGTCCAAAGATT GATAAGTTTAACATCGTAAAGTCTCCCGACGTCCCACAATCTGTTGCGGTTGCACAACCACCAACGATC GATGGGTCAAACATTGCATCCACATCACAAAATGGTGTAATATCGATCCAACTTTACCAAGAATATGTGGAAAATATATGCCGGAATATTCCGGAAGAATACCATGGGTTTCCAGCGAGACTACGAGTGAAACGATACTTGGCTGAAATG ACACACAGAAATTTACCAGGAGTCGTCCAACATACGAATGCTGATGAAACCGATGAAACCCCAACTAAACGACGACGAGAGtga
- the LOC119067854 gene encoding 40S ribosomal protein S29, protein MGFANVWYSHPRKHGQGSRCCRACSNRHGLIRKYGLNICRQCFREYANDIGFKKLD, encoded by the exons ATGGGTTTCGCTAACGTTTGGTATTCTCATCCAAGAAAACATGGTCAAGGCTCCAGATGCTG CCGAGCTTGCTCGAACAGACATGGTCTCATCCGTAAATACGGTTTAAACATTTGCCGACAGTGCTTCAGAGAATACGCCAATGATATTGGATTCAAGAAG TTGGATTAA
- the LOC119067853 gene encoding uncharacterized protein LOC119067853, which translates to MIFRNILCSFLICLVFCDITIAASTKNKNSTLIIKSNKTKSKLTNHNGNSALALSSSTALLQNTSTTKQTASKAKNDGNKTSNRKSNKTTAKPSAPKRAIATSSSLSRQIVPTQSSNRIQLSTKEIPPRKQPTKRQKIKEPLNYDNDLYQCPNATQAEFQLFPTLCKRHGECIKNVGKTYRCCKQFGSKRCLRGVAKPIPEQDHAPILGLIPRKCPKEPLAELFWQLQTCETDADCWPRVCCPDGVKRYCRTSKPELEKLSLPGAKQLSYPIESLSAYLQCTPPPPPAFDSYPKKCNNTLDCFPNVCCQEEGKKHCRPPRRSLLALVTGFAQRFNTGLVRQWTDNLVIK; encoded by the exons ATGATATTCAGAAACATTTTGTGCTCATTCCTAAtttgtttagttttttgtGATATAACTATAGCGGCCagtaccaaaaataaaaactcaacTCTCATtataaaatcgaataaaactaaatcaaaattaacgAATCATAATGGAAATTCTGCACTAG CACTATCATCATCCACAGCTTTGTTACAAAATACGTCCACAACGAAGCAGACGGCCTCCAAAGCTAAGAACGATGGTAACAAAACTTCAAATAGAAAGTCTAACAAAACCACTGCGAAACCATCAGCACCGAAACGTGCTATAGCTACCTCATCCTCTTTGTCGCGCCAAATTGTACCGACTCAATCATCGAACCGTATCCAACTGTCGACCAAGGAAATTCCACCGAGGAAACAACCCACAAAGAGACAGAAAATCAAAGAACCGCTGAACTATGACAACGATCTGTACCAATGTCCTAATGCCACACAGGCGGAGTTTCAGCTGTTTCCAACGCTATGCAAACGGCATGGTGAATGCATAAAGAATGTTGGGAAAACGTATCGGTGCTGTAAGCAATTTGGTAGCAAAAGATGTTTGAGAGGGGTTGCCAAACCAATTCCGGAACAGGATCATGCAC caaTACTCGGACTTATACCGAGGAAATGTCCGAAGGAACCGTTAGCTGAACTATTTTGGCAATTGCAAACATGCGAAACGGACGCAGATTGTTGGCCGAGAGTTTGTTGCCCGGATGGAGTGAAGCGGTATTGTCGCACATCGAAGCCTGAACTTGAGAAATTGTCACTTCCCGGTGCCAAGCAACTTTCCTATC CTATCGAATCACTGTCTGCCTACTTGCAATGTACACCTCCGCCACCGCCCGCTTTCGATTCATATCCGAAAAAGTGTAACAACACCTTGGATTGCTTCCCGAATGTGTGCTGTCAGGAAGAAGGCAAAAAACACTGTCGACCGCCTCGTAGATCACTTCTCGCCTTAGTCACAGGCTTTGCCCAG CGATTCAACACTGGCCTCGTCAGACAATGGACCGATAATTTAGTAATAAAATGA
- the LOC119067855 gene encoding proline-rich protein 4, producing the protein MNSMKTILVVAAVISAVVAEYGGDGHNDFGGGGGGDDHGYGGDDGGHHVHTTHSVESKPHPVPVYEKIGVPIPHPVPVAVPNYVKVKIPQPYPVHITVQQPIQVPVYKVRTEIIEKKVPYTVEKPYPVEVKKPFPVHVYKKIEIPVPQPYKVPYTVYKHILHTEKSHGHGGHGHHH; encoded by the exons ATGAATTCAATG aaaacaattttggttGTTGCTGCTGTAATTTCGGCTGTCGTGGCTGAATATGGAGGAGACGGTCATAACGACTTCggaggtggtggtggtggtgacGATCATGGATATGGCGGAGATGATGGAGGCCATCATGTACACACAACACATAGTGTGGAATCAAAACCACATCCAGTTCCTGTCTATGAGAAAATTGGGGTTCCAATTCCTCACCCTGTTCCAGTTGCCGTTCCAAATTACGTCAAAGTTAAAATTCCACAACCCTACCcg GTTCACATTACTGTCCAACAACCCATTCAAGTGCCAGTATACAAAGTCCGAACTGAAATCATTGAGAAAAAAGTTCCATATACCGTTGAAAAACCGTATCCAGTCGAAGTTAAAAAACCATTCCCCGTACacgtttacaaaaaaattgaaattccagTGCCCCAACCGTACAAGGTGCCATACACTGTATACAAACATATTTTGCATACAGAAAAATCCCATGGACATGGAGGACATGGTCATCATCATTGA